From the Lathyrus oleraceus cultivar Zhongwan6 chromosome 4, CAAS_Psat_ZW6_1.0, whole genome shotgun sequence genome, one window contains:
- the LOC127138222 gene encoding uncharacterized protein LOC127138222, giving the protein MAGEQRSDHSRPLVNYNMDDGPPSHEADVRDGHPSTPSPEPQNNGDVSHAHNLGAETFHPIPVPVEGDAVMIAMVNALNQAGSMLHQQHERIMALEAERQEARPQPVSRIQQRPEPTKKRGRRSPEPHASRARAHRDGGRARTSPRRGHSPDNNELSPLRSDEEDLHCPLSRAIMEAPLPKGMEKPPNLAVYDGTTDPDDHVDNVNAMLDYRNDITGHLKCRLFSTTLRKGAMAWYKSLAPESITSWRVMRSMFTRHFTASRRHPKTEAALEAIVQKKNETLRSYIERFNQEAVEVDTTEHMKKYLLERGLLPGSELSRAVGIEPPRTLNELLHKAQAYIRYEEKQVAHNARSGRNAGETEHSKREDTSISRRNGDRRREERPRELREGRGPAGRYSEYTLLTAPRERILAECINSEFKQGRVRFPKPSAPKPHTDKSKYCRFHRSHGHVTEDCVHLKDAIEILIQEGHLKQYTRKNEAPRHDEPEKKRPRENTPPDNSPYQVALCVSRPEDFFPPEPLPEGKITALSPWEDFPTTLVISGGGTNGESAALSVKRKFDELLLTAPEQKATLTKYRGKSNPISFFLEELPGGSPNSAIPLLIRAKMARFDVRRILVDEGSSVDIMYVHLFKTLKLDKTNLAPYVGSDLQGFNGATTRPWGYVELLVTFGEQETAREVKIQFLVVDCPSLYNCIFGRPTLAELTAVPSTVHLKMKYYTKLGRVVTIHGDIEAARRCYDAAVKGQAVVSTKSNCNNKKLKTEDPARGVNAIDLDCRVGLDETEEGRFPKERSLEHPVRPIPDGEFELIPLGDDPERTVKIGKGLPEETREELVACLKENSDLFAWNAAEMPGLDPEIACHKLAVDRAAKPIAQRRRKQSPEKAEAAERAVKDLLEANFISEAQYTTWLSNVVLVKKNNGKWRMCVDYTDLNRACPKDAFPLPNIDSLVDNSAGFKLLSFMDAYSGYNQIPMSPADKKHTAFMTPTGNYYYNVMPFGLKNAGATYQRMMNKVFKDEIGDMLEVYMDDMIVKSHEEITHARHLTKVFKQARQCKMRFNPEKCTFGVRAGKFLGFYLTERGIEANPDKCRAFSEFPTPKTKKSIQSLNGVLASLSRFIAKSAQHALPFFRLLRKEATFDWTDECEQALLHLKKVLSQPPVLSRPSEKETLYLYLSVATEAVSAVLIRETDEGQKPIYFTSKALQGPELRYQQIEKVALALINAARRLRYYFLAHTIKALVTDNGTQFTDGGFQDFIASLGTTQHFTSVEHPQTNGQAEAANRVILRGLKRRLGEAKRAWVEELHSVLWAYRTTPHSTTGETPFRLTYGTEAVIPVEIRTPTRRTEEPLDEEMNDETLRAELDLVEEIRSEAALRETTLKQKIALRHDAKVIKREFQVGTLVLRRNQKNPREGKLAANWEGPYRVRDKTSNGAYYLENLQGEQLARPWNAEKLRQYYS; this is encoded by the exons ATGGCCGGAGAACAACGTAGCGATCACAGCCGTCCCCTCGTCAACTACAACATGGACGACGGCCCCCCATCCCATGAAGCGGACGTTCGGGACGGTCATCCATCCACCCCGTCTCCAGAGCCCCAAAACAACGGAGATGTCTCTCACGCCCACAATTTAGGGGCAGAGACATTTCATCCCATTCCCGTTCCCGTTGAAGGAGACGCCGTAATGATTGCCATGGTGAATGCCCTCAATCAGGCCGGTTCTATGCTCCACCAGCAGCACGAACGAATCATGGCCCTCGAAGCCGAACGACAAGAGGCCCGGCCCCAGCCGGTGAGTAGGATACAACAACGTCCGGAGCCAACGAAGAAGCGAGGACGTCGCTCTCCCGAACCCCACGCCAGCAGGGCACGCGCCCATCGTGACGGTGGTCGAGCGAGAACATCACCAAGGCGCGGGCACAGCCCCGACAACAACGAACTGTCTCCCTTAAGGAGCGACGAGGAAGATTTGCATTGCCCCCTATCTCGGGCAATAATGGAAGCCCCGCTCCCCAAAGGCATGGAGAAACCGCCAAACCTAGCTGTGTACGACGGGACTACAGATCCCGACGATCACGTCGACAACGTCAACGCGATGCTCGACTACCGCAATGATATAACCGGGCACCTCAAATGCCGACTGTTCTCAACGACCCTCAGGAAAGGGGCCATGGCCTGGTACAAAAGCTTGGCCCCTGAGTCCATTACGTCATGGAGAGTCATGAGGTCCATGTTCACCCGGCACTTTACAGCTTCCCGTCGTCACCCCAAGACTGAGGCGGCCCTTGAAGCCATAGtgcagaagaagaatgaaacACTGCGCTCATACATCGAGCGATTCAACCAGGAAGCTGTCGAGGTAGATACCACCGAGCACATGAAGAAGTATCTCCTCGAGAGAGGTCTCTTACCCGGCAGTGAACTTAGCAGAGCCGTAGGGATCGAGCCTCCCCGCACCTTAAACGAGCTCCTGCATAAAGCCCAGGCCTACATCAGATACGAGGAAAAGCAGGTGGCACACAATGCCCGCAGCGGACGTAACGCTGGGGAGACCGAGCACTCAAAACGCGAGGACACGAGCATTTCCCGTCGCAACGGAGACAGACGAAGAGAAGAAAGACCTCGCGAGCTCCGGGAAGGAAGAGGCCCCGCGGGCAGATATAGCGAGTACACCTTACTGACAGCTCCTCGAGAGCGTATCCTCGCAGAATGTATCAACTCTGAATTTAAGCAGGGCAGGGTCAGGTTCCCAAAACCGTCTGCACCAAAGCCCCACACCGACAAATCAAAGTACTGCCGGTTCCACAGAAGTCACGGGCACGTGACCGAAGACTGCGTCCACCTGAAAGATGCGATTGAAATTTTAATCCAAGAAGGGCACCTGAAGCAGTACACGAGGAAGAACGAAGCTCCCAGACACGACGAGCCAGAGAAGAAGAGACCCCGGGAAAACACACCCCCCGACAACTCTCCCTATCAAGTGGCCCTCTGCGTGTCACGACCGGAAGATTTCTTCCCCCCCGAACCATTGCCCGAGGGCAAGATCACTGCACTCAGCCCCTGGGAAGACTTCCCTACCACACTGGTGATATCAGGAGGAGGAACTAACGGGGAATCCGCGGCCCTCTCCGTCAAACGCAAGTTCGACGAACTCCTACTGACTGCCCCCGAGCAGAAAGCGACATTGACAAAATACCGGGGAAAATCCAACCCAATATCCTTCTTCCTGGAGGAACTCCCGGGCGGATCCCCGAACTCGGCCATCCCACTATTGATTAGAGCAAAGATGGCCCGATTCGACGTACGACGCATCCTGGTCGACGAAGGCAGCTCAGTGGATATCATGTACGTCCACCTCTTCAAGACTCTGAAGCTAGACAAGACCAACTTAGCCCCCTACGTCGGATCAGATCTCCAAGGATTCAACGGAGCAACAACCAGACCGTGGGGATATGTTGAGCTCCTCGTCACTTTCGGCGAACAAGAAACGGCCAGGGAAGTCAAAATCCAATTCCTGGTCGTAGACTGTCCGTCTCTCTACAATTGCATCTTTGGACGCCCGACACTGGCCGAACTCACTGCGGTCCCATCCACCGTCCACCTGAAGATGAAATACTACACCAAATTGGGACGTGTGGTCACCATCCATGGTGACATCGAAGCAGCCCGGCGATGCTACGACGCCGCAGTAAAAGGACAGGCCGTAGTCAGCACGAAGAGCAACTGCAACAACAAAAAACTCAAGACCGAGGATCCCGCCCGAGGAGTCAACGCCATCGACCTCGACTGTCGCGTCGGGCTGGACGAGACCGAAGAGGGGAGGTTCCCCAAGGAACGCTCTCTCGAACACCCGGTCCGACCAATCCCCGACGGGGAGTTCGAACTCATTCCTCTTGGGGACGATCCGGAAAGGACGGTGAAGATAGGTAAGGGACTACCCGAGGAAACAAGAGAAGAGCTAGTAGCATGCCTCAAAGAGAACTCCGACCTCTTCGCGTGGAATGCCGCAGAAATGCCCGGGCTGGACCCCGAGATCGCGTGTCATAAGCTAGCTGTAGACCGGGCAGCCAAGCCCATAGCACAGCGTAGACGCAAGCAATCGCCCGAAAAGGCAGAGGCTGCCGAGCGAGCTGTAAAAGACCTCTTAGAGGCAAATTTTATTTCTGAAGCCCAGTACACAACCTGGCTCTCTAATGTAGTCCTCgttaagaaaaataatggaaaatggcgtatgtgtgttgattatactgATCTTAATAGGGCTTGCCCGAAAGATGCTTTCCCCCTCCCTAATATAGACTCGCTCGTTGACAACTCTGCAGGTTTTAAACTCTTGTCCTTCATGGACGCATATAGTGGATACAACCAGATCCCTATGTCGCCCGCGGACAAGAAACACACAGCGTTCATGACCCCAACGGGCAACTACTATTACAACGTGATGCCGTTCGGGCTCAAGAACGCTGGCGCTACATACCAACGCATGATGAACAAAGTCTTCAAGGACGAAATAGGGGACATGCTCGAAGTATACATGGACGACATGATCGTCAAATCACACGAGGAAATAACCCATGCTCGACACCTTACGAAGGTATTCAAACAGGCGAGACAGTGTAAAATGAGGTTCAACCCCGAGAAATGCACGTTCGGAGTCCGGGCAGGCAAGTTCCTCGGTTTCTATCTCACCGAAAGAGGGATCGAGGCCAACCCCGACAAATGCCGGGCATTCTCGGAGTTTCCGACCCCGAAAACCAAAAAATCGATCCAGTCACTCAATGGAGTGCTCGCCTCACTCTCCCGTTTCATCGCCAAGTCCGCCCAGCACGCATTGCCATTCTTCAGACTCCTTCGCAAAGAGGCTACCTTCGACTGGACCGACGAATGCGAGCAAGCGCTACTCCATCTAAAGAAGGTTCTGTCCCAACCCCCGGTCTTGTCACGGCCATCAGAAAAGGAAACCCTATACTTGTACCTATCCGTGGCGACCGAGGCCGTCAGCGCCGTTCTAATAAGAGAAACCGACGAAGGACAAAAGCCCATCTATTTTACGAGTAAAGCACTCCAAGGTCCCGAGCTCCGATATCAGCAAATCGAAAAGGTCGCCCTGGCCCTCATCAACGCAGCGAGGAGACTACGATATTATTTCCTCGCACACACGATAAAG GCACTTGTCACAGACAACGGGACACAGTTCACGGACGGAGGATTCCAGGACTTCATCGCCAGCCTGGGCACCACACAACATTTCACGTCTGTCGAGCATCCGCAGACGAACGGGCAGGCAGAGGCGGCCAACAGGGTAATCTTACGTGGCCTCAAACGCAGACTCGGCGAGGCAAAGAGGGCATGGGTCGAGGAGCTACATAGCGTCCTATGGGCCTACCGCACGACACCACATTCTACCACCGGGGAAACCCCGTTCCGACTAACTTACGGCACCGAGGCAGTCATCCCGGTGGAGATACGGACGCCAACGAGGAGGACAGAGGAGCCCCTAGACGAGGAAATGAACGATGAAACCCTTAGAGCCGAGCTCGACCTAGTCGAGGAGATACGTTCCGAAGCAGCTCTCCGGGAAACAACCCTCAAACAAAAGATAGCACTACGCCATGACGCGAAAGTCATAAAAAGGGAGTTCCAGGTCGGCACCCTGGTCCTCAGAAGAAACCAGAAAAACCCGAGAGAGGGCAAACTGGCGGCCAACTGGGAAGGCCCTTACCGCGTCCGCGACAAAACGAGCAACGGGGCCTATTACCTAGAAAACCTACAAGGAGAACAACTCGCTCGACCATGGAACGCAGAAAAACTTAGACAATATTACAGCTAA
- the LOC127138223 gene encoding uncharacterized protein LOC127138223 has translation MAGEQHSDHSRPLVNYNMDDGPPSHEADVRDGHPSTPSPEPQNNGDVSHAHNLGAETFHPIPVPVEGDAVMIAMVNALNQAGSMLHQQHERIMALEAERQEARPQPVSRIQQRPEPTKKRGRRSPEPHASRARAHRDGGRARTSPRRGHSPDNNELSPLRSDEEDLHCPLSRAIMEAPLPKGMEKPPNLAVYDGTTDPDDHVDNVNAMLDYRNDITGHLKCRLFSTTLRKGAMAWYKSLAPESITSWRVMRSMFTRHFTASRRHPKTEATLEAIVQKKNETLRSYIERFNQEAVEVDTTEHMKKYLLERGLLPGSELSRAVGIEPPRTLNELLHKAQAYIRYEEKQVAHNARSGRNAGETEHSKREDTSISRRNGDRRREERPRELREGRGPAGRYSEYTLLTAPRERILAECINSEFKQGRVRFPKPSAPKPHTDKSKYCRFHRSHGHVTEDCVHLKDAIEILIQEGHLKQYTRKNEAPRHDEPEKKRPRENTPPDNSPYQVALCVSRPEDFFPPEPLPEGKITALSPWEDFPTTLVISGGGTNGESAALSVKRKFDELLLTAPEQKATLTKYRGKSNPISFFLEELPGGSPNSAIPLLIRAKMARFDVRRILVDEGNSVDIMYVHLFKTLKLDKTNLAPYVGSDLQGFNGATTRPWGYVELLVTFGEQETAREVKIQFLVVDCPSLYNCIFGRPTLAELTAVPSTVHLKMKYYTKLGRVVTIHGDIEAARRCYDAAVKGQAVVSTKSNCNNKKLKTEDPARGVNAIDLDCRVGLDETEEGRFPKERSLEHPVRPIPDGEFELIPLGDDPERTVKIGKGLPEETREELVACLKENSDLFAWNAAEMPGLDPEIACHKLAVDRAAKPIAQRRRKQSPEKAEAAERAVKDLLEANFISEAQYTTWLSNVVLVKKNNGKWRMCVDYTDLNRACPKDAFPLPNIDSLVDNSAGFKLLSFMDAYSGYNQIPMSPADKKHTAFMTPTGNYYYNVMPFGLKNAGATYQRMMNKVFKDEIGDMLEVYMDDMIVKSHEEITHARHLTKVFKQARQCKMRFNPEKCTFGVRAGKFLGFYLTERGIEANPDKCRAFSEFPTPKTKKSIQSLNGVLASLSRFIAKSAQHALPFFRLLRKEATFDWTDECEQALLHLKKVLSQPPVLSRPSEKETLYLYLSVATEAVSAVLIRETDEGQKPIYFTSKALQGPELRYQQIEKVALALINAARRLRYYFLAHTIKALVTDNGTQFTDGGFQDFIASLGTTQHFTSVEHPQTNGQAEAANRVILRGLKRRLGEAKRAWVEELHSVLWAYRTTPHSTTGETPFRLTYGTEAVIPVEIRTPTRRTEEPLDEEMNDETLRAELDLVEEIRSEAALRETTLKQKIALRHDAKVIKREFQVGTLVLRRNQKNPREGKLAANWEGPYRVRDKTSNGAYYLENLQGEQLARPWNAEKLRQYYS, from the exons ATGGCCGGAGAACAACATAGCGATCACAGCCGTCCCCTCGTCAACTACAACATGGACGACGGCCCCCCATCCCATGAAGCGGACGTTCGGGACGGTCATCCATCCACCCCGTCTCCAGAGCCCCAAAACAACGGAGATGTCTCTCACGCCCACAATTTAGGGGCAGAGACATTTCATCCCATTCCCGTTCCCGTTGAAGGAGACGCCGTAATGATTGCCATGGTGAATGCCCTCAATCAGGCCGGTTCTATGCTCCACCAGCAGCACGAACGAATCATGGCCCTCGAAGCCGAACGACAAGAGGCCCGGCCCCAGCCGGTGAGTAGGATACAACAACGTCCGGAGCCAACGAAGAAGCGAGGACGTCGCTCTCCCGAACCCCACGCCAGCAGGGCACGCGCCCATCGTGACGGTGGTCGAGCGAGAACATCACCAAGGCGCGGGCACAGCCCCGACAACAACGAACTGTCTCCCTTAAGGAGCGACGAGGAAGATTTGCATTGCCCCCTATCTCGGGCAATAATGGAAGCCCCGCTCCCTAAAGGCATGGAGAAACCGCCAAACCTAGCTGTGTACGACGGGACTACTGATCCCGACGATCACGTCGACAACGTCAACGCGATGCTCGACTACCGCAATGATATAACCGGGCACCTCAAATGCCGACTGTTCTCAACGACCCTCAGGAAAGGGGCCATGGCCTGGTACAAAAGCTTGGCCCCTGAGTCCATTACGTCATGGAGAGTCATGAGGTCCATGTTCACCCGGCACTTTACAGCTTCCCGTCGTCACCCCAAGACTGAGGCGACCCTTGAAGCCATAGtgcagaagaagaatgaaacACTGCGCTCATACATCGAGCGATTCAACCAGGAAGCTGTCGAGGTAGATACCACCGAGCACATGAAGAAGTATCTCCTCGAGAGAGGTCTCTTACCCGGCAGTGAACTTAGCAGAGCCGTAGGGATCGAGCCTCCCCGCACCTTAAACGAGCTCCTGCATAAAGCCCAGGCCTACATCAGATACGAGGAAAAGCAGGTGGCACACAATGCCCGCAGCGGACGTAACGCTGGGGAGACCGAGCACTCAAAACGCGAGGACACGAGCATTTCCCGTCGCAACGGAGACAGACGAAGAGAAGAAAGACCTCGCGAGCTCCGGGAAGGAAGAGGCCCCGCGGGCAGATATAGCGAGTACACCTTACTGACAGCTCCTCGAGAGCGTATCCTCGCAGAATGTATCAACTCTGAATTTAAGCAGGGCAGGGTCAGGTTCCCAAAACCGTCTGCACCAAAGCCCCACACCGACAAATCAAAGTACTGCCGGTTCCACAGAAGTCACGGGCACGTGACCGAAGACTGCGTCCACCTGAAAGATGCGATTGAAATTTTAATCCAAGAAGGGCACCTGAAGCAGTACACGAGGAAGAACGAAGCTCCCAGACACGACGAGCCAGAGAAGAAGAGACCCCGGGAAAACACACCCCCCGACAACTCTCCCTATCAAGTGGCCCTCTGCGTGTCACGACCGGAAGATTTCTTCCCCCCCGAACCATTGCCCGAGGGCAAGATCACTGCACTCAGCCCCTGGGAAGACTTCCCTACCACACTGGTGATATCAGGAGGAGGAACTAACGGGGAATCCGCGGCCCTCTCCGTCAAACGCAAGTTCGACGAACTCCTACTGACTGCCCCCGAGCAGAAAGCGACATTGACAAAATACCGGGGAAAATCCAACCCAATATCCTTCTTCCTGGAGGAACTCCCGGGCGGATCCCCGAACTCGGCCATCCCACTATTGATTAGAGCAAAGATGGCCCGATTCGACGTACGACGCATCCTGGTCGACGAAGGCAACTCAGTGGATATCATGTACGTCCACCTCTTCAAGACTCTGAAGCTAGACAAGACCAACTTAGCCCCCTACGTCGGATCAGATCTCCAAGGATTCAACGGAGCAACAACCAGACCGTGGGGATATGTTGAGCTCCTCGTCACTTTCGGCGAACAAGAAACGGCCAGGGAAGTCAAAATCCAATTCCTGGTCGTAGACTGTCCGTCTCTCTACAATTGCATCTTTGGACGCCCGACACTGGCCGAACTCACTGCGGTCCCATCCACCGTCCACCTGAAGATGAAATACTACACCAAATTGGGACGTGTGGTCACCATCCATGGTGACATCGAAGCAGCCCGGCGATGCTACGACGCCGCAGTAAAAGGACAGGCCGTAGTCAGCACGAAGAGCAACTGCAACAACAAAAAACTCAAGACCGAGGATCCCGCCCGAGGAGTCAACGCCATCGACCTCGACTGTCGCGTCGGGCTGGACGAGACCGAAGAGGGGAGGTTCCCCAAGGAACGCTCTCTCGAACACCCGGTCCGACCAATCCCCGACGGGGAGTTCGAACTCATTCCTCTTGGGGACGATCCGGAAAGGACGGTGAAGATAGGTAAGGGACTACCCGAGGAAACAAGAGAAGAGCTAGTAGCATGCCTCAAAGAGAACTCCGACCTCTTTGCGTGGAATGCCGCAGAAATGCCCGGGCTGGACCCCGAGATCGCGTGTCATAAGCTAGCTGTAGACCGGGCAGCCAAGCCCATAGCACAGCGTAGACGCAAGCAATCGCCCGAAAAGGCAGAGGCTGCCGAGCGAGCTGTAAAAGACCTCTTAGAGGCAAATTTTATTTCTGAAGCCCAGTACACAACCTGGCTCTCTAATGTAGTCCTCgttaagaaaaataatggaaaatggcgtatgtgtgttgattatactgATCTTAATAGGGCTTGCCCGAAAGATGCTTTCCCCCTCCCTAATATAGACTCGCTCGTTGACAACTCTGCAGGTTTTAAACTCTTGTCCTTCATGGACGCATATAGTGGATACAACCAGATCCCTATGTCGCCCGCGGACAAGAAACACACAGCGTTCATGACCCCAACGGGCAACTACTATTACAACGTGATGCCGTTCGGGCTCAAGAACGCTGGCGCTACATACCAACGCATGATGAACAAAGTCTTCAAGGACGAAATAGGGGACATGCTCGAAGTATACATGGACGACATGATCGTCAAATCACACGAGGAAATAACCCATGCTCGACACCTTACGAAGGTATTCAAACAGGCGAGACAGTGTAAAATGAGGTTCAACCCCGAGAAATGCACGTTCGGAGTCCGGGCAGGCAAGTTCCTCGGTTTCTATCTCACCGAAAGAGGGATCGAGGCCAACCCCGACAAATGCCGGGCATTCTCGGAGTTTCCGACCCCGAAAACCAAAAAATCGATCCAGTCACTCAATGGAGTGCTCGCCTCACTCTCCCGTTTCATCGCCAAGTCCGCCCAGCACGCATTGCCATTCTTCAGACTCCTTCGCAAAGAGGCTACCTTCGACTGGACCGACGAATGCGAGCAAGCGCTACTCCATCTAAAGAAGGTTCTGTCCCAACCCCCGGTCTTGTCACGGCCATCAGAAAAGGAAACCCTATACTTGTACCTATCCGTGGCGACCGAGGCCGTCAGCGCCGTTCTAATAAGAGAAACCGACGAAGGACAAAAGCCCATCTATTTTACGAGTAAAGCACTCCAAGGTCCCGAGCTCCGATATCAGCAAATCGAAAAGGTCGCCCTGGCCCTCATCAACGCAGCGAGGAGACTACGATATTATTTCCTCGCACACACGATAAAG GCACTTGTCACAGACAACGGGACACAGTTCACGGACGGAGGATTCCAGGACTTCATCGCCAGCCTGGGCACCACACAACATTTCACGTCTGTCGAGCATCCGCAGACGAACGGGCAGGCAGAGGCGGCCAACAGGGTAATCTTACGTGGCCTCAAACGCAGACTCGGCGAGGCAAAGAGGGCATGGGTCGAGGAGCTACATAGCGTCCTATGGGCCTACCGCACGACACCACATTCTACCACCGGGGAAACCCCGTTCCGACTAACTTACGGCACCGAGGCAGTCATCCCGGTGGAGATACGGACGCCAACGAGGAGGACAGAGGAGCCCCTAGACGAGGAAATGAACGATGAAACCCTTAGAGCCGAGCTCGACCTAGTCGAGGAGATACGTTCCGAAGCAGCTCTCCGGGAAACAACCCTCAAACAAAAGATAGCACTACGCCATGACGCGAAAGTCATAAAAAGGGAGTTCCAGGTCGGCACCCTGGTCCTCAGAAGAAACCAGAAAAACCCGAGAGAGGGCAAACTGGCGGCCAACTGGGAAGGCCCTTACCGCGTCCGCGACAAAACGAGCAACGGGGCCTATTACCTAGAAAACCTACAAGGAGAACAACTCGCTCGACCATGGAACGCAGAAAAACTTAGACAATATTACAGCTAA
- the LOC127076849 gene encoding uncharacterized protein LOC127076849, whose amino-acid sequence MGSMKKESHKQSKFKHYISTPVRILKKAKDLYVNGLLACSGRIAGSAPVHISVSHLPEDTAKTNSSERQSLREIFRTAPINEMRFVMNGDRTVPIRNTIGSEMVMQRRQRQRIVGCKYNRNKMSYQTELRKMGRIDEDKPCCFEEDESDHSISKGSLVYLYPRSRRINTVVKLPPV is encoded by the coding sequence ATGGGAAGCATGAAAAAAGAATCACACAAGCAAAGCAAGTTTAAGCATTACATTTCAACTCCTGTAAGAATTCTAAAGAAGGCAAAGGATTTATACGTTAATGGGTTATTAGCTTGTTCCGGAAGAATTGCTGGCTCTGCACCTGTTCATATTTCCGTTTCACACCTCCCTGAAGACACTGCTAAGACAAATAGTAGTGAGAGACAGTCATTGAGAGAGATTTTCAGAACCGCGCCGATCAATGAAATGAGATTTGTGATGAATGGAGATAGAACAGTGCCAATAAGAAATACTATAGGGAGTGAAATGGTTATGCAAAGGAGGCAAAGGCAACGGATCGTGGGGTGTAAGTATAATAGAAATAAAATGAGTTATCAGACCGAGTTGAGAAAGATGGGAAGAATTGATGAAGATAAACCTTGTTGTTTTGAGGAAGATGAAAGTGATCATTCTATTTCCAAGGGAAGTTTAGTGTATCTGTATCCAAGAAGTAGAAGGATCAATACTGTTGTCAAACTGCCACCCGTTTAA
- the LOC127076851 gene encoding magnesium transporter MRS2-3 gives MRPNAAGNGNDDRWGTAGPAIRKKGTSVRPWLVVDVTGDAQVVEAGKHAIMRRTGLPARDLRILDPLLSYPSTVLGRERAIVINLEHIKAIITANEVLLLNSRDPSVTPFVQELQARILRHHEATTNPQEDSHGSGIKILPFEFVALEACLEAACSVLENEAKTLEQEAHPALDKLTSKISTLNLERVRQIKSRLVAITGRVQKVRDELEHLLDDDEDMAEMYLTEKILQQQLEQTSSEEDIDAHDDDDNDIDRAEGVEISLEGRVGGEAGYEDGDEDEDNQNRNAGEHMFGATNQIGRDSRGGTRASTTYSATTNKLDVEELEMLLEAYFVQIDGTLNKLSTLREYVDDTEDYINIMLDDKQNHLLQMGVMLTTATLVVSAFVVVAGVFGMNIHIELFDDKLYGTREFMWTVGGGTAGTIFLYVVAIAWCKYKRLLE, from the exons ATGCGGCCAAACGCCGCCGGTAACGGCAACGACGACCGATGGGGAACAGCCGGACCGGCGATTCGCAAGAAAGGAACGAGTGTTCGTCCATGGCTGGTTGTCGACGTTACCGGAGACGCACAGGTGGTTGAGGCCGGAAAACACGCCATCATGAGACGAACTGGCCTCCCGGCACGTGACCTTCGAATCCTCGATCCTCTCCTTTCCTATCCTTCCACCGTTCTCGGACGAGAGAGAGCAATCGTCATCAATTTGGAACACATCAAAGCTATTATCACCGCAAACGAAGTTCTTCTTCTCAATTCAAGAGATCCTTCCGTTACTCCTTTTGTTCAGGAGCTTCAAGCGAGGATCCTCCGTCATCACGAAGCAACCACTAATCCTCAAGAAGATTCTCACGGCAGCGGAATTAAGATTCTTCCGTTCGAATTCGTTGCGCTTGAGGCGTGTCTTGAAGCGGCTTGTAGCGTTTTGGAGAATGAAGCCAAGACTTTGGAGCAAGAGGCGCATCCTGCTCTTGATAAATTGACGTCGAAGATTAGTACTCTGAATTTGGAACGCGTGAGACAAATTAAGAGCCGTTTGGTTGCGATAACGGGGAGGGTTCAAAAGGTGAGAGATGAATTGGAACATTTGCTTGATGATGATGAGGATATGGCTGAAATGTATCTTACTGAAAAGATACTTCAACAGCAGTTGGAACAAACGTCTTCTGAGGAAGATATTGATGctcatgatgatgatgataatgatatTGATAGAGCAGAAGGTGTTGAAATATCTTTGGAAGGGCGGGTAGGAGGAGAGGCAGGTTATGAGGACGGGGATGAGGATGAGGATAATCAAAATCGAAATGCGGGAGAACATATGTTTGGTGCTACAAATCAAATTGGTAGGGATAGCCGCGGCGGAACAAGGGCGAGCACTACTTATAGTGCCACCACCAATAAGCTTGATGTTGAGGAGCTTGAGATGCTCTTGGAAGCATACTTTGTTCAAATTGATGGAACTCTCAACAAGCTTTCCACG TTGAGGGAGTACGTCGATGACACAGAGGATTACATCAATATTATGCTGGATGACAAACAGAACCATCTCCTCCAAATGGGAGTCATGTTGACCACGGCAACTCTGGTAGTGAGTGCCTTTGTTGTTGTGGCTGGTGTTTTTGGCATGAATATTCATATTGAACTGTTTGATGATAAGCTCTACGGGACGAGAGAGTTTATGTGGACTGTTGGTGGCGGCACTGCTGGGACCATATTCTTGTATGTGGTTGCCATTGCCTGGTGCAAGTATAAACGCTTGCTAGAATAA